CCTGGATGACAATCACCCTCTGCTAATTGTTCTCCGCACCTCCAGACCAAATGCCCTCCAAGCCACCTCATGCACCATGATGAcaccaaacacacagaaaaaagacattgaaaaaaggaaacttcacAGAGGCCTGTCATTTAAAGAGGGTCCTGAAATGGAGACACCATTACCTCAGGACTTAGCTCCCGCATCAGGGGTTAGGACACAGAGATCAACAAGCAGCAGGCTTTGCCCTCAAGCAGCTTGCAGTCTAGTGGAAGATGGGTAAGAAAACAGATCAGGACGCCCACGGGTGCAGATGCCCTGGAACAGAAGCTGATCCAGGAAGGCGCGAGCCTGCAGGCCGCCCTCCAGTCTAGGCTGGGCAAGCGCCTCAATTTTCATCTCTAAGAGCCTGTGCCCACACCCCCCGCCCCGCTGTTGTTCCATCACTCCACTAGAAAGGGCGCTCCAGAAGCTGGCCTCGTGCAGCTTTCTGTCTGCTGCTGGCCTAGGCAGAACAGCGGAAAAAGCCATCAGGGCTGGTGAGGGAAGCACCCGTTTGGACTTTAGCCTTTCAAAGCTCAGAGAAGAGTGAGCTCAGGGAGGTCCAAGGTAGCTGAGAGCACTTCCTGGAAAAGTGGGATCAGCCTTCGGCCTTGGCACAGCAACCAGAGGGTATCGCCCACGTGTCCCCTACTCCCTCAGACACCACCTCTCAGACCGCCTGGAAAGGGACAGAATTCGTCATGAGGCGGCTGTGCTCTGAGCACAAGGGAAGGGCGACAGGATGCTAGAGAAGGGAACCACTGGCCTGGGCCCGGACAGGGCAGGCAGAAGCGAGCATGCACAGCAGGCCGTCAGCTACCCTGCCAGCATCAACATCCTTCAGGGGTCCCCCCAGTTCCAGGAGACACACCTCTAACCTGCTCCCCTGACCCTTCCGCCCAGTCCTCATGCAGACACCAAGCATGGCAGAGGCCCTGCAGGGTGGGAGCACTGTGCTGCGGGCGGGGGCTGCCTTCCTCATGTGCTACTGGAGAGTAGCACAGTGCAGGGGCCTGGGCACTGGCGCCAGGCAGGAAGCCCCGGTTCTGGCCTGGCTTGCTGTGGGCCTGGAAGACACAGCTCTGAGGGAGCCACGGGAGGGACACCCTGGAGCCAGCACAGCGCTCTGGTGGCAGGCACACACCCAGCACGTTCTCAGGGCCAAGGGCCCCAGCCCATTCCCAGCCCTTTTCTGCCTAGCTCTGCCCTGGGCCAGCTCCAGGTCACTGCCAAGGACAAGTCTCCTCTCCCAGCTGGCATTAGTCAGAGGTCATCCTGCAAACCTTCGggggggggtggggcagggagtgaCTAGTGGCGTTCTGCCACGTTCTGTCTGTCCCAAATGTGACGAACAGGAACCCAGAGAAGGCAAGCGAGTCCTCTACCCGGAAGCCCCGCCGATTTACTGAGCCTCCCAAGCTGCCCACACCCAGGGAGGCAGACAGGACACACACTCGGCGAGTGGCCCTGAAGCAAGGCCTGGCCCAGCCCGGGGAGCAGGAGGACAGAGAGGGCACGGCCTTCGAGAACAGGTGTGAGCCTGGCCTTCAGTGGGGGAAACAGGTTGAAGGGCTGTGGCCGCTTGGGGGCTccaggcaggagagagagcagagCCCTCCCCACAGCCGCAGTCACACACCGCACCACGTACACACCATGACAACTTTTATTGCCCTCAAGAGAAACTCCAGTCCACCTGCTCCACCCACCCTCCTGCGGGACCAAAGAAAACACCCAGAGGGCAAAACAGAAAGGGGCTCAAACCAACAGGAAGTCAGCCCCACCGCAAGCCGGACTACAACTAACTCGTGCCCTCCACGCTCAGGCGTGGAAGCCAAGGCTGTGCCAGGCCTGGCCAGGCCAAGCAGGATGACAGCAAACGCATTCTGAACGTGTAGCAATCAGGTCCCCTGTAATGTGCTTGGAGAGTGTGGACAAGGGCCGAGATGACGAGCTATGAGCTGTGGAAGGGAATGGGGGAAGCAGAAGGGCACAAACAGAAGTACTGGGGGGAGAGGCCGGGCTCTCAGGAAGCAGCAGGCACGTGCCAGGTGGAAGCCAGCTGCaggcaggggaggaaggaggccCTTACTCTTCCTTCTTGTCCGTGGGACCATCTACTGCAGCCTGGAAAGGGACAGAAATCCCACAGCAGTAGGTTGGCCGGGTCCActcctcccctgccacctccagccCCATGCCCCAGAGGTCCACCTCGGTTCCCCTCTCTCCTAACAACAGCTATTCAAGTGAACAAGGGACCCCCTCCCCAGCTGCACCCAAAGGCCTGCCAGGGTGGGAGCGTCAGCCCTGGCCCACGCTCTAGGGAAAGCCCTGGACCTAACGCCAGCCAGGGAGGACTGCCAGGACCTCACTGGGGGCTGAGTCCTGGCTGCAGGGAACAGCAAGGCATCCAGTCCCCTTCAAGACCTGATCAGACCCTTCCCAACTCTGCACACCTTTGACAGGTGCCCTCGAAGCCCAAGTCCCGTCTGCCAAGCCTGCCCCATACAGAGGGCATGGGTGCCCCCTTTGAGGCTGGACCCTTCCTCCCCACCTGCTGTGGTGCCCAAACTTGGGCCACCAAGCACTGAGGCCAGCTGTCCAAAGTTAGGAGTATTTATGTGGCCCTCACTCCCAACGTCAAGACCGCCTGGGCTTCCAGATGCGGCCTGGTGCACCCAAGCTAGTCTGAGGACTCAGATCAGGCCTAGGGCAGCAGGTGATGGCCACAACTAGCGCCTGCTAGGGAAGGTGCCTTTTTGACACCTTGTGCCCTCACTTGCCCAGGGATCTTTGCCCTACGTCACTCCCCAGCACCCTAGGAAAGAAGGCCAGCAGTGGGTCCCAGAGTTTCACCTGCTTCTTTGTTCTTGACCGGGCCCCAAACCATGGCTGCGCCTGAGCACGAAGGTAGGAAGGCTCAGAGCCTAGTGAGCCAGTGCCACTCCTGAGGGCCGCCTCGGCAAGTGCCTACATCTGCTGCCAGGCCACCCCCCTCCTGCCCGGTGAAGGGTCCCACTCAGTAGGGCAGAGGTGGCcagggggagtgggggagaggaCAGCCGGCCCCTGGGCCCCTGGAAGGTTCCCTCCGCACTCGCAGGGGCTGCCTCATCCTGCTCTGCTCTCCTGCCCTGGGCGCAGCAATACGGGAGGGCTGACCTGCAGCTTTGCGTGCTCCTCCAGCAAGCGGTCGTACTCCTTGGTGAGGCCCTCAGACTGCTTCCGCATGGCCAGAACCTGGTTTTCAGCTTTCTCTAGTTCTTGAAATGATGTAAATgaccaagaaaacagaaatgaaaagataGGAATTAGGGGGAAAAAACCCGACTGCTACAGACACCAGAAACTGGCCCAAATCTATCTCAAACGAGGTTATACAGGAGCCTACTTCTCAAAATAAAGCCCCTCTGCTTTTGCAGGCCCCCAAAGTAGAGGGAAAGGGCTGACAAAAAAGCTCAAGATAAAGCAAAAGAAACACAGAGGCCATCCCCCAGTCCCTTTAATGGAGAGGAACTCTAGTGGCTCTCGGCAAGGGTAACCTCCAGGGAGGCTGAGAGTGGGAGACAGGGAGCAAGATCCCAGCCTGCAAGCGAGACCCAATGACAACCACGCCTTGCACACAGCAGCAGCAGGCGAGGCCTGTGGTATTGGGGGAAAACGCCCCAGACTTAAGTCTATGCGTGGGAGACCAAAGACAGGCAGGCCGCTTGGGAGCCGCCCACTCCCCTCCTGAACGCCACTCCCACACTCCCCTCATTCTCAGCCCCCAGGCATGCTGGGGCTACCGTGCCACACTCTGGACGGGAAAGCCCCAGCGTGCACTGCTCTAGTGCAGGGCACTCGAGGCCCACCAACTGCAGCCTGGTTCCTCCTGAGCCCCATTCAAACCACTTAGCCTCACCGGCCTGCCGGCTAAGCATGGCTGCATTGGGGTTAGAGGCGCAGGGTGCTATTGGTTTGTTTTCAGCCAGCCCTCGAGTGTGTGTGCAAGGCTTGTTACTAATACTTTGGCACAAAATGGGCAGCAGCGGGCAGAGGAGGCTCCTCTGGACTTCCCTGCGGGGAAGGACACGAGGTCGAGCCTCACTTTGCTTAGTGCTGGCCAGCTCGTCCTTTAGCTTCTGCAGGTCAGCCTTCAGGCTCCTGTTCTCTTCCTCCAACTTCACCTCAGCATTCCCGACATCCAACTTGCCTCCGTCAACAGCAGCTCCCTGGGAAAAGTGCCAAAGGCCAGGGTTActcgggagggagggagggagaggttcCAGCCCCATCCTCCCCACCGAGCTGCGGTTCCTCAAGCTGCCCTGGCCACACGCCCCTTCGGAAATGTCAACGCGGAACCGAGCCACCACTTGCTCCCAGCTCCTAGGCAAAGGCCAGGGCGTGGCTGCCTGCCGAGGGAAAGAGAAACGCCAGCGGGGCCACCTGCTGCAGCTCGCCGGGCATGCCTTGcctgccctggcccctggccctgcctcCTTCCCGAACAGCAGGGCTCAGCAGCTCCATGGCGCTCACCAACCCCTCCGCGGATGGCGGTGCCTCGTGCTCCCCACACGGTGCCGCTCACTGCAGTCAGGAGCCCCCAGTCGGCCTGGCCAGCTCTATCCCACCTCTGCATCCACATCCCTCTGAGCTTGCCTTGCAGCTCACCTCCTGACAGGACGTCTAAGACTGGCCAActaccctgcccccacctcctctccagcactGAGGGATGCCACAGACCCCGAGTTCCAGAGGGGGTGCGGCAATCTTGCAGGGAACAAGGGCCTAGCTGAGGGCCTTCGGATCACAGCAGAGGGCCTGGCTCACTGAGGGGCCGTTTTTCTCAGGGAAGGGTCTGACTGGAAGCAGTGGATGGAAACGAGAGCAGCAACACCCTCCTCCTCACCCGGACCCTCACACACAGATGCCTCCAGCAGACATACTCTCCCCACTGAGGACTTCCCCTCTGCGCCTCCACCCAACTCTGGCTTTTCAGGCACATTTCCCAGAGTGACAGGCTAGCAGTGGCCACTGAGGCCCTAAAGAATGTGGCTCCCGCAGTGTAACACCAGGACGCCCCATGGTGGGTCGGGAAGCTGGGCTCACCTTCTTGAGCTGGTCATTCTCCTCCATGTACTTCTTGGCCGCCTCACTAGCACTCTCCGCCTGCTTTTTAAAGGCTTCATTGGAGGCCAGCAGCGTGGCCTGCTGCGAGATGAGAGTCACCAGGCGTCTAAGCAGGCTGCAATTATTTACAAAAAGAAGGGAGAAGTGAGAAAAAGAGCATGAAGGGCTGGCAGGAGCACCTCCTGGTTGCTCCCACTCCACACCTAGCTCCAGCCTGGACCTGCCCTCTTGCCAAGGCAGCCGAGCGAGAAGCCGCCAACCTGGTGCTGGCAGCGTGAGGGAAAAGGTGGGGCCCAGGAGCTGTCCTCTGCCGCTGTGCCCAACAGCCACCCTCAGCTCTCGGAGGGGCTGGAAGCAGGAGCCTGGGGGGCTGGGAAGAGCCTCGCTACAGCATGAGGTCCCGGAACGCGGCACTTTCCGGGTCGGGGCCTAGACGTGCCAGACAAGCCACAGCACCACCTTCCTCCCTGCGAGGCTGGGCTTGCCTTGGTAAGGTAACGAGAGAAGCTAATCAATCCGAGCACTTCCAACATGCCAGGTCGCATCCTCACATCTACCTGATGAGGAAGTTACTGTCACTGCCCCAgcttatagaagaggaaactgaagttcagcaGCGTAAATCAATGTACCCAAGGCCAAAAACCAGAAATGGACATGGCTGGAATTCCAAATTATGTCTGCCTGACTCCAGAACCTGAGCTCGGAACCACTCTACTCTCTAAACTAACAGGGGACAGCTCCCAGGTCCCAACATAAGATAGAACTCTCTTCTCTGGCCAGCCTCCTTCCCAACCCATCATGCAGGCTGCGCTGGAACACATCCGTTATGTAACAGCACCCCGAATGAGGTCTTCTTGGGCTGGAGGGTGTAGAGGAATCAGGACACAGGCGCAGGCTGCCTATCTGAAGCAGCCAGGAGAGACAGGCAAACAGGTGGCAGCTGGAGGCAGATGCTAGTCCCCAAACAGAGATTGGAATGGCCACTTCATTTCCCTTGGTTCACCCTTGCCCCGAGATGTTAGCTggcaggaagagaggagggaaggactCGTTCAAACAGTCAAAACAAGGCAGGGGTTCCTTTCTCACACACCTCAGAAGGCAAGGGTCACACAGGGCCTGGGGGAAGGAAGAGACAAATCTGCTTAGTCCAGAGTGCTTCAACAACAGCTTACTCAGAAGAGTCGAAGtggcctcctgccccagccaggcCTTCACACTTCACAGCCTCTGCTCATGGCCAGGGGCAGCCCGGAAGGGCTGGAGAAAGTAGAGAGCAGACAAGGTGAGCTACCTCCCTGGCCCAAGCCATGGCTCTCCAGGGCCTCAGCAGAGCCCCTTTCCAGATGTACTCAGGACAGAAAGTACCCACCCGGGCCAGGAGACACCCCTG
The Gorilla gorilla gorilla isolate KB3781 chromosome X, NHGRI_mGorGor1-v2.1_pri, whole genome shotgun sequence genome window above contains:
- the BCAP31 gene encoding B-cell receptor-associated protein 31 isoform X2, encoding MSLQWTAVATFLYAEVFVVLLLCIPFISPKRWQKIFKSRLVELLVSYGNTFFVVLIVILVLLVIDAVREIRKYDDVTEKVNLQNNPGAMEHFHMKLFRAQRNLYIAGFSLLLSFLLRRLVTLISQQATLLASNEAFKKQAESASEAAKKYMEENDQLKKGAAVDGGKLDVGNAEVKLEEENRSLKADLQKLKDELASTKQKLEKAENQVLAMRKQSEGLTKEYDRLLEEHAKLQAAVDGPTDKKEE